In Thermomicrobiales bacterium, the sequence CATACGCCGTTTTTCATGCTCGCACCGAAAAGGATGGACCTCGCAACGGCCTATGAGCATTTCACTTAAGGGTCTCACCGCCGGCAAGGCCGATTTCAAGGACGCGAGCAGCAGCGCTCGTCCCCGCGATCTGCATCAGGTTGGCCGAGTGCTGACATCGCTCTTCTTCGGAGCTTTGCTTCTGGTCGGCGCGGCCATCATCGGTCTCCTCCTTTACGGCTTCTCCCACACAAACCAAATCTACGAGGGCGTGTCGGTCGGCGGCATCGACGTGGGCGGAATGTCACGCACCGAAGCCCGCGCCGCAGTGGCTCGAACCTTTGCAGACGCTGCCTCGAGCCCCGTGCTGCTGGTCAGCGATGACAAGAAGTTCTATTTCGATCCTGCCGCCTCCGGCATCGATGTCGATACCGAAGCATCGCTCGACGCCGCGTTCGACTATGGACGCTCCGGATCTATCTGGTCGCGGACGCAGGATTGGGCTGGCGCGTTGCTGCATGGTCGCGACGTGCCGATGCAGTTGAAGCTGGACACTGCCAGGATCGACGCGACCCTGCAGGGCGCCGCTCTCCAACTTGTGCGCGATCCTCAGCCAGCCTATCTGACGTATGACGACACCGGAAATCCAACGATTGTGCCGGAACTGCCAGGAGTCTCGTTCGACGCCGAGGCGACTCGCGACCTCATCATCCAGCGGGTGCTCTCACATTCGAGTGAGCCAGTGACGCTGGTTACGTCGATTCAGCAAGCCGATACCAAGGTCGAGGACTTGCAGACAGGCGTGGCGCAGATCGAAACGCTGATGCAGTCGCCGCTTGTTGTAGGCGGACCCGACACGTCGTGGAGTATCGATCCGACGCAGATGCAGTCGCTGCTTTCCTTTAAGAAGGGCGACGAAACGGTCGAGGTCGATCGTGCTGGGGTGGAAGCATTCGTTGGCCAGATCGCCAGCGCAATGGACAGACCCGCCAAGGACGCGGGCATCACGGTCGACGACAATGGCAAGTTGGCCGCTCTGCCGGGGCAGTCGGCGATCGCAGTTGACCAGGCCGCCACGGCTGACGCAATCGTCGCTGCGTTGCAAACCGGCACCCATGATGTCGAGCTGATCTACTCCACGACCCCGCAGGAGATACCAGACGCCGTAGCCCAGGCGGCTGCCGAGCGCGGGGAAGCGCTCCTGGATGCCGGCGTTACCGTTACCTGGGACGGCGGCTCAGTCCAACTCGAGCGAGCGGATCTGTTGAAGGCTTTGACGGTCAGGATTCGTGAGGGCCAGGACGACCCGTTCGTCTTTGGATTCGATGGCTCCATCTTCGAGCAGGAACTCGCGCAGACATTCAAGAACATCAATGTTGCAGTCAAAGAGCCCCGTCTGCGCCTGGTCGAC encodes:
- a CDS encoding peptidoglycan binding domain-containing protein, producing the protein MSISLKGLTAGKADFKDASSSARPRDLHQVGRVLTSLFFGALLLVGAAIIGLLLYGFSHTNQIYEGVSVGGIDVGGMSRTEARAAVARTFADAASSPVLLVSDDKKFYFDPAASGIDVDTEASLDAAFDYGRSGSIWSRTQDWAGALLHGRDVPMQLKLDTARIDATLQGAALQLVRDPQPAYLTYDDTGNPTIVPELPGVSFDAEATRDLIIQRVLSHSSEPVTLVTSIQQADTKVEDLQTGVAQIETLMQSPLVVGGPDTSWSIDPTQMQSLLSFKKGDETVEVDRAGVEAFVGQIASAMDRPAKDAGITVDDNGKLAALPGQSAIAVDQAATADAIVAALQTGTHDVELIYSTTPQEIPDAVAQAAAERGEALLDAGVTVTWDGGSVQLERADLLKALTVRIREGQDDPFVFGFDGSIFEQELAQTFKNINVAVKEPRLRLVDGVIIPAQKGENGKEVDVEASISAIVAAATAGEGKAELTVKTVEPTLSMPVISQIYLGDVLAESSTYYGDSSDARRNNVEVAAGLQNGWLIAPGAQFSYAEFVGGVTEDQGFVTGFGIVDDGAGGVTTAPVIGGGICQVSTTIFQAAFWAGMQIDERYSHPYWIQTYGEPPRGMKGLDAMVNIDEVNGTLDFRFTNTTGNWIAVEVVDDGAVLTARILGTDPGWAVDVSQPEITDVIKPDTSTQYTESPELEEGTKLQVEYAQEGFTATIHRTVTDKNGKVLADGDLVGSYAASENTILVGTRTGSPTPEASE